From a region of the Nocardioides ginsengisegetis genome:
- a CDS encoding DnaJ domain-containing protein → MSAPSWYDVLDVEPDASPEEIRAAWKARIADLEPTDRKFRVCNEAAEVLLDPARRAAYDRERAAEIAAEEPAETAGETADVEPVTTGAPATPALRTTTSRRLVPGWALLVLAVLTVAVMGVAAWVAVTQPSDASVEDSTRAAQSAAERAVGPILSYNALHLDEDQRAAQSYMTSKYREDYDKLFEVIKQNAPQTKTIVKAQVVASGIVRSGEDRVDVLLFVNRPTTNKDHSTPVVFKDQVTVTMQKVDGEWLVDDMATSPVSQ, encoded by the coding sequence GTGAGCGCCCCCAGCTGGTACGACGTCCTCGACGTCGAGCCCGACGCGTCCCCCGAGGAGATCCGGGCGGCCTGGAAGGCCCGGATCGCCGACCTGGAGCCCACCGACCGCAAGTTCCGCGTGTGCAACGAGGCGGCCGAGGTGCTGCTCGACCCGGCCCGCCGGGCGGCGTACGACCGGGAGCGCGCAGCGGAGATCGCCGCCGAGGAGCCCGCTGAGACCGCGGGCGAGACCGCGGACGTCGAGCCCGTGACCACGGGAGCCCCGGCGACACCGGCGCTGCGGACCACCACGAGCCGTCGCCTGGTCCCCGGGTGGGCCCTGCTGGTGCTCGCGGTCCTCACCGTCGCGGTGATGGGCGTGGCGGCCTGGGTCGCGGTCACGCAGCCCTCGGACGCCTCGGTCGAGGACTCCACCCGCGCCGCGCAGAGCGCTGCCGAGCGGGCCGTGGGTCCGATCCTCAGCTACAACGCCCTGCACCTCGACGAGGACCAGCGTGCCGCGCAGTCCTACATGACCTCCAAGTACCGCGAGGACTACGACAAGCTCTTCGAGGTGATCAAGCAGAACGCCCCGCAGACCAAGACGATCGTCAAGGCGCAGGTCGTGGCCTCGGGGATCGTCCGGTCGGGGGAGGACCGGGTCGACGTGCTCCTGTTCGTCAACCGGCCGACCACCAACAAGGACCACTCGACACCGGTCGTGTTCAAGGACCAGGTGACGGTCACGATGCAGAAGGTCGACGGGGAGTGGCTGGTCGACGACATGGCGACCTCTCCCGTGAGCCAGTAG
- a CDS encoding MCE family protein yields the protein MSILKRAIVPAVIVALVVAAALTMFRGGDQKTLVAHFPRTISIYEGSDVRILGVPVGKVTKVTPSGTDVVVEMAYDPKIQVPADAKAVIIAPSIVGDRYVQLTPTYKEGDQVIADGEVLDTDRTAVPLELDQIYSSIDQLTVALGPTGANKTGALSDLLETTAKNFGGEGAQFHQTIENFSKLSQTLDDNKDELFGSARQLEGFINTLAKNDTTVRSFNQSLANVSTMLSGERNELAASLKNLATAMTQVSSFVKENRDALGRNIKGLNRVAKVLVHQRNNLDEVLTDAPLALNNLALTYNPEAGTLDTRSNQGELGQQLTSDPAAFLCSILEQGDSGGSTCDLLQQALPRTGTFGQGAVPASLTKPHDRFDLSLGGLVEVRR from the coding sequence ATGAGCATCCTCAAGCGGGCGATCGTCCCGGCGGTGATCGTGGCCCTCGTGGTCGCAGCCGCGCTGACCATGTTCCGCGGGGGTGACCAGAAGACCCTGGTCGCGCACTTCCCGCGCACGATCTCGATCTACGAGGGCAGCGACGTCCGGATCCTCGGCGTCCCGGTCGGCAAGGTCACCAAGGTGACGCCGTCCGGCACCGACGTGGTCGTCGAGATGGCCTACGACCCCAAGATCCAGGTGCCGGCCGACGCGAAGGCCGTCATCATCGCCCCCTCGATCGTGGGTGACCGCTACGTGCAGCTCACCCCGACCTACAAGGAGGGTGACCAGGTCATCGCCGACGGCGAGGTGCTCGACACCGACCGCACCGCGGTCCCGCTCGAGCTCGACCAGATCTACTCCAGCATCGACCAGCTCACGGTCGCCCTGGGCCCGACGGGTGCCAACAAGACCGGTGCCCTGTCCGACCTGCTCGAGACCACCGCCAAGAACTTCGGCGGCGAGGGCGCGCAGTTCCACCAGACGATCGAGAACTTCAGCAAGCTCAGCCAGACCCTGGACGACAACAAGGACGAGCTGTTCGGGTCCGCGCGCCAGCTGGAGGGCTTCATCAACACCCTCGCCAAGAACGACACGACCGTGCGCAGCTTCAACCAGTCGCTCGCCAACGTCTCGACGATGCTGTCGGGGGAGCGCAACGAGCTCGCCGCGTCGCTGAAGAACCTCGCCACGGCGATGACCCAGGTGTCGTCGTTCGTGAAGGAGAACCGCGACGCGCTCGGACGCAACATCAAGGGGCTGAACCGCGTGGCCAAGGTGCTCGTGCACCAGCGCAACAACCTCGACGAGGTCCTGACCGACGCCCCGCTGGCGCTCAACAACCTCGCACTGACCTACAACCCCGAGGCCGGCACGCTGGACACCCGCTCCAACCAGGGCGAGCTCGGCCAGCAGCTCACCTCGGACCCGGCGGCGTTCCTGTGCTCGATCCTGGAGCAGGGCGACTCCGGCGGCTCGACCTGCGACCTGCTCCAGCAGGCCCTGCCCCGGACCGGCACGTTCGGTCAGGGCGCCGTGCCCGCCTCGCTCACCAAGCCGCACGACCGGTTCGACCTGTCGCTCGGCGGACTCGTGGAGGTGCGGCGATGA
- a CDS encoding MCE family protein has translation MITRRTKIQLLVFVLITLLGVSYVGGRYARLDRLVFDDSYTVIGHFQDSGGIFAGGEVSYRGVRVGQVQKLQLTDDGVDVYMDVDKSYDTIPADTLAVVGNRSAVGEQYVELQPQVDTKPYLVNDSEIAQDDTRTPIQTNTILTDLSNTVESVDKPSLKTTVTELGKAFGGTGKDLQRMIDTGNSFIQAANDNFDVTTALIKDSNTVLHGQVDSTTAIKTFARELSLFSGTLAGSNPDLIKLIDNGSVTANQLRTFLEDNRVDLGELVSELVTTGDVIVKHLPGIEQVLVIYPYVVEGGFTVVAKSPDTGLYDAHFGLILTQDPKVCEHGYEGTNIRPPQDGSNAPMNENARCTDPPSQTDPRGAQNAAPHRAPANYRAPVIASYDPASGKLAWGDKVDPTLTSPGTPAPATLGEESWKWLFLQPLMKTQE, from the coding sequence GTGATCACACGTCGTACCAAGATCCAGCTCCTGGTGTTCGTCCTGATCACCCTGCTCGGCGTGAGCTACGTCGGTGGCCGCTACGCGCGGCTGGACCGTCTCGTCTTCGACGACTCCTACACCGTGATCGGGCACTTCCAGGACTCCGGCGGCATCTTCGCCGGCGGCGAGGTCTCCTACCGCGGCGTGCGCGTCGGGCAGGTGCAGAAGCTGCAGCTGACCGACGACGGTGTCGACGTCTACATGGACGTCGACAAGTCCTACGACACGATCCCCGCGGACACCCTGGCCGTCGTCGGCAACCGGTCGGCGGTCGGTGAGCAGTACGTCGAGCTCCAGCCGCAGGTGGACACCAAGCCCTACCTCGTCAACGACTCCGAGATCGCCCAGGACGACACCCGCACCCCGATCCAGACCAACACGATCCTCACCGACCTCTCCAACACCGTGGAGTCGGTCGACAAGCCGTCGCTGAAGACCACGGTCACCGAGCTCGGCAAGGCCTTCGGGGGCACGGGCAAGGACCTCCAGCGGATGATCGACACGGGCAACTCCTTCATCCAGGCGGCCAACGACAACTTCGACGTCACCACCGCCCTGATCAAGGACAGCAACACCGTCCTGCACGGCCAGGTCGACTCGACGACGGCGATCAAGACGTTCGCGCGCGAGCTCTCGCTGTTCAGCGGCACCCTGGCGGGGTCCAACCCCGACCTGATCAAGCTGATCGACAACGGGTCGGTCACTGCCAACCAGCTGCGCACGTTCCTCGAGGACAACCGCGTCGACCTCGGCGAGCTCGTCAGCGAGCTCGTGACCACCGGCGACGTCATCGTCAAGCACCTGCCCGGCATCGAGCAGGTCCTGGTGATCTACCCCTACGTGGTGGAGGGCGGCTTCACCGTCGTCGCCAAGTCTCCCGACACCGGGCTCTACGACGCCCACTTCGGCCTGATCCTGACCCAGGACCCGAAGGTCTGCGAGCACGGCTACGAGGGCACCAACATCCGCCCGCCCCAGGACGGCAGCAACGCGCCGATGAACGAGAACGCGCGCTGCACCGACCCGCCGTCCCAGACCGACCCGCGCGGCGCGCAGAACGCTGCCCCGCACCGTGCCCCGGCCAACTACCGGGCGCCCGTGATCGCCTCCTACGACCCCGCCAGCGGCAAGCTTGCGTGGGGTGACAAGGTGGACCCCACCCTGACCTCGCCGGGCACCCCGGCGCCCGCAACCCTTGGAGAGGAGTCGTGGAAGTGGCTGTTCCTCCAGCCCCTGATGAAGACGCAGGAGTGA
- a CDS encoding MCE family protein, protein MKALKLLLVLVAGSLALTGCKFDVYQLPLPGGTDVGSNPMTVKVDFADVLDLVPKSTVKVNDVSVGQVTDVKLVGYHAEVTLQMRNDIDLPDNAIAEIRQTSLLGEKFVSLSPPPEGASSNPLQSGDVIPLDHTGRNPEVEEVLGALSLVLNGGGVAQLKTIASELNKALEGREDSARSVLDQIKVLMTQLDDNKESIVKAIDSLNNLAVSVHKQEGSIDAALEQLPSALTSLDQQRGDLVKMLKALDRLSGVGVRVIQASKDSTIATFRQLQPVLTELAASGDDFVKSFNVFLTYPFVDEVVGRDPQVARNLHMGDYTNLSIEMDISQDGGDGSGTPTLPTNLPTIIDPTVILDNVTKCLQSGDITSKACQKVLASPEQLAQLQAECKKKKNEKKDVCKQLNALPGLPGPTSSGGLPTSLPSLPGVGRTAMFSSWGPDGPTLGQLMKLYNPALVSLLVPGMVTQ, encoded by the coding sequence ATGAAGGCCCTCAAGCTGCTGCTCGTCCTCGTGGCCGGCAGCCTGGCGCTCACCGGGTGCAAGTTCGACGTCTACCAGCTGCCCCTGCCGGGCGGCACCGACGTCGGCAGCAACCCGATGACGGTCAAGGTCGACTTCGCCGACGTCCTGGACCTCGTGCCCAAGTCGACGGTCAAGGTCAACGACGTGAGCGTCGGGCAGGTGACCGACGTGAAGCTGGTCGGCTACCACGCCGAGGTCACGCTCCAGATGCGCAACGACATCGACCTCCCCGACAACGCGATCGCCGAGATCCGCCAGACCAGCCTGCTGGGCGAGAAGTTCGTGTCCCTCAGCCCGCCGCCCGAGGGCGCGAGCAGCAACCCGCTGCAGTCCGGCGACGTGATCCCGCTCGACCACACCGGTCGCAACCCCGAGGTCGAGGAGGTGCTCGGCGCGCTCAGCCTGGTCCTCAACGGCGGCGGCGTCGCCCAGCTCAAGACCATCGCGTCCGAGCTCAACAAGGCCCTCGAGGGTCGCGAGGACTCCGCGCGGTCGGTGCTGGACCAGATCAAGGTCCTGATGACCCAGCTCGACGACAACAAGGAGTCGATCGTCAAGGCGATCGACTCGCTGAACAACCTCGCCGTCTCCGTGCACAAGCAGGAGGGCTCGATCGACGCGGCCCTCGAGCAGCTGCCGAGCGCCCTCACCTCGCTCGACCAGCAGCGCGGTGACCTCGTCAAGATGCTGAAGGCCCTCGACCGCCTCAGCGGCGTCGGCGTGCGCGTCATCCAGGCCTCGAAGGACTCCACGATCGCGACGTTCCGCCAGCTCCAGCCGGTGCTGACCGAGCTCGCCGCGTCGGGTGACGACTTCGTGAAGTCGTTCAACGTGTTCCTGACCTACCCGTTCGTCGACGAGGTCGTGGGTCGTGACCCGCAGGTCGCCCGCAACCTCCACATGGGTGACTACACCAACCTGTCGATCGAGATGGACATCTCCCAGGACGGCGGCGACGGCTCGGGCACCCCGACCCTGCCGACCAACCTGCCGACGATCATCGACCCGACGGTCATCCTCGACAACGTGACCAAGTGCCTGCAGAGCGGGGACATCACCAGCAAGGCCTGCCAGAAGGTCCTGGCCTCGCCGGAGCAGCTGGCCCAGCTGCAGGCCGAGTGCAAGAAGAAGAAGAACGAGAAGAAGGACGTGTGCAAGCAGCTCAACGCGCTGCCGGGTCTCCCGGGGCCCACCAGCAGCGGCGGGCTGCCCACCTCCCTGCCCTCGCTCCCGGGCGTCGGCCGGACGGCCATGTTCTCCTCGTGGGGCCCTGACGGTCCGACGCTCGGCCAGCTGATGAAGCTCTACAACCCCGCGCTCGTCAGCCTGCTCGTCCCCGGGATGGTGACCCAGTGA
- the rpoB gene encoding DNA-directed RNA polymerase subunit beta: MAARSTTGNSRRISFAKIKEPLEVPQLLALQTNSFDWLIGNDAWNEAVERRRADGEDVSSKSGLQEIFEEISPIEDFSETMSLSFENPVFYDPKYTVDECKEKDFTYSAPLYVSAEFTNNDTGEIKGQTVFMGDFPLMTPKGTFVINGTERVVVSQLVRSPGVYFERTADKTSDKDIYTAKLIPSRGAWLEFEIDKRDMVGVRLDRKRKQNVTVLLKALGWTNEQIREEFGQYESMMLTLEKDHTQGQDDALLDIYRKLRPGEPPTREAAQTLLNNYYFNPKRYDLAKVGRYKINKKLGLLEAFDQQTLTIDDVVAAIKYIVALHDGQEQLETPQGTLDIAADDIDHFGNRRMRTVGELIQNQLRTGLARMERVVRERMTTQDVEAITPQSLINIRPVVAALKEFFGTSQLSQFMDQTNPIAGLTHKRRLSALGPGGLSRDRAGMEVRDVHPSHYGRMCPIETPEGPNIGLIGSLASYGRINPFGFVETPYRKVENGKVTDKIDYLTADDEDRYVIAQANAPLDDKNRFVEERVLVRQKRGEVDAILREEVDYMDVSPRQMVSVATALIPFLEHDDANRALMGANMQRQAVPLITSDSPLVGTGMEYRAAVDAGDVVVATKAGVVKEVSADLVETMNDDGTYSTYKLAKFRRSNQGTCINQRPLVSEGDRLEVGSPIADGPCTDDAEMALGTNLLVAFMPWQGHNYEDAIILSQRLVQEDVLTSIHIEEHEVDARDTKLGPEEITRDIPNVSEEMLADLDERGIIRIGAEVTTGDILVGKVTPKGETELTPEERLLRAIFGEKAREVRDTSMKVPHGESGTVIGVRVFDREDGDELPPGVNQLVRVYVAQKRKISVGDKLAGRHGNKGVIAKILPIEDMPFMEDGTPVDVVLNPLGVPRRMNIGQILELHLGWLAKQGWDLNLSDDKNDAEWKQRLIKIHADKAEPNTKVATPVFDGAREDEITGLLGSTIPNRDGVRMIDETGKAHLFDGRSGEPFPQPVSVGYMYILKLHHLVDDKIHARSTGPYSMITQQPLGGKAQFGGQRFGEMEVWAMEAYGAAYALQELLTIKSDDVPGRVKVYEAIVKGENIPDSGIPESFKVLIKEMQSLCLNVEVLSQDGTAIEMRDAEEDVFRAAEELGIDLSRREPSSVEEV, from the coding sequence TTGGCCGCGCGCAGCACCACTGGTAACTCCCGCCGCATCTCTTTCGCAAAGATCAAGGAACCGCTCGAGGTTCCGCAGCTCCTCGCCCTCCAGACCAACAGCTTCGACTGGCTGATCGGCAACGACGCCTGGAACGAAGCGGTCGAGCGCCGCCGCGCCGACGGCGAGGACGTCTCCAGCAAGTCCGGTCTCCAGGAGATCTTCGAGGAGATCTCCCCGATCGAGGACTTCTCCGAGACGATGTCCCTCTCGTTCGAGAACCCGGTCTTCTACGACCCCAAGTACACCGTCGACGAGTGCAAGGAGAAGGACTTCACCTACTCCGCTCCGCTCTACGTCTCGGCGGAGTTCACCAACAACGACACCGGTGAGATCAAGGGCCAGACCGTGTTCATGGGCGACTTCCCGCTCATGACGCCCAAGGGCACCTTCGTCATCAACGGCACCGAGCGTGTCGTGGTGTCCCAGCTCGTCCGCTCTCCCGGTGTCTACTTCGAGCGCACGGCTGACAAGACCTCCGACAAGGACATCTACACCGCGAAGCTCATCCCCTCGCGTGGTGCCTGGCTGGAGTTCGAGATCGACAAGCGCGACATGGTCGGCGTGCGCCTCGACCGCAAGCGCAAGCAGAACGTCACGGTGCTGCTCAAGGCCCTCGGCTGGACCAACGAGCAGATCCGCGAGGAGTTCGGCCAGTACGAGTCGATGATGCTGACCCTGGAGAAGGACCACACCCAGGGCCAGGACGACGCGCTGCTCGACATCTACCGCAAGCTGCGTCCCGGCGAACCGCCCACGCGCGAGGCCGCCCAGACGCTGCTGAACAACTACTACTTCAACCCCAAGCGTTACGACCTGGCCAAGGTCGGTCGCTACAAGATCAACAAGAAGCTCGGTCTCCTCGAGGCGTTCGACCAGCAGACGCTGACCATCGACGACGTCGTCGCGGCGATCAAGTACATCGTGGCGCTGCACGACGGCCAGGAGCAGCTCGAGACGCCCCAGGGCACCCTCGACATCGCGGCCGACGACATCGACCACTTCGGCAACCGCCGCATGCGCACGGTCGGCGAGCTGATCCAGAACCAGCTCCGCACCGGTCTGGCCCGCATGGAGCGCGTGGTCCGCGAGCGGATGACGACCCAGGACGTCGAGGCCATCACGCCGCAGTCCCTGATCAACATCCGTCCCGTGGTCGCGGCGCTGAAGGAGTTCTTCGGCACCTCGCAGCTCTCGCAGTTCATGGACCAGACCAACCCGATCGCCGGCCTGACGCACAAGCGTCGCCTCTCGGCGCTGGGTCCCGGTGGTCTGTCCCGTGACCGCGCCGGCATGGAGGTCCGCGACGTCCACCCGTCGCACTACGGCCGCATGTGCCCCATCGAGACGCCCGAAGGCCCGAACATCGGTCTGATCGGCTCGCTGGCCTCCTACGGACGGATCAACCCGTTCGGCTTCGTGGAGACGCCCTACCGCAAGGTCGAGAACGGCAAGGTCACCGACAAGATCGACTACCTCACCGCCGACGACGAGGACCGCTACGTCATCGCGCAGGCCAACGCGCCGCTCGACGACAAGAACCGCTTCGTCGAGGAGCGCGTCCTGGTCCGCCAGAAGCGCGGCGAGGTCGACGCGATCCTGCGTGAAGAGGTCGACTACATGGACGTCTCGCCGCGCCAGATGGTGTCGGTCGCGACGGCCCTGATCCCCTTCCTCGAGCACGACGACGCCAACCGTGCCCTCATGGGTGCCAACATGCAGCGCCAGGCCGTGCCGCTCATCACGAGCGACTCGCCGCTGGTCGGCACCGGCATGGAGTACCGCGCCGCCGTCGACGCCGGTGACGTCGTCGTCGCCACGAAGGCCGGTGTGGTCAAGGAGGTCTCGGCCGACCTCGTCGAGACCATGAACGACGACGGCACGTACTCGACGTACAAGCTGGCGAAGTTCCGTCGCTCCAACCAGGGCACCTGCATCAACCAGCGTCCGCTGGTCAGCGAGGGTGACCGCCTCGAGGTCGGCTCGCCGATCGCCGACGGCCCCTGCACCGACGACGCCGAGATGGCGCTGGGCACCAACCTCCTCGTGGCCTTCATGCCGTGGCAGGGCCACAACTACGAGGACGCCATCATCCTGAGCCAGCGCCTGGTCCAGGAGGACGTCCTCACCTCGATCCACATCGAGGAGCACGAGGTCGACGCCCGCGACACCAAGCTCGGCCCCGAGGAGATCACCCGGGACATCCCGAACGTCTCCGAGGAGATGCTGGCCGACCTCGACGAGCGCGGCATCATCCGCATCGGCGCCGAGGTCACCACCGGTGACATCCTCGTCGGCAAGGTCACGCCCAAGGGTGAGACCGAGCTGACCCCGGAGGAGCGCCTGCTCCGCGCGATCTTCGGTGAGAAGGCGCGCGAGGTCCGCGACACCTCGATGAAGGTGCCGCACGGTGAGTCCGGCACGGTCATCGGCGTCCGCGTCTTCGACCGCGAGGACGGCGACGAGCTGCCCCCGGGCGTCAACCAGCTGGTCCGCGTCTACGTCGCGCAGAAGCGCAAGATCTCCGTGGGTGACAAGCTCGCCGGCCGTCACGGCAACAAGGGCGTCATCGCGAAGATCCTGCCGATCGAGGACATGCCGTTCATGGAGGACGGCACCCCGGTCGACGTCGTGCTGAACCCGCTCGGTGTGCCGCGTCGTATGAACATCGGCCAGATCCTCGAGCTCCACCTCGGCTGGCTCGCCAAGCAGGGCTGGGACCTCAACCTCTCCGACGACAAGAACGACGCGGAGTGGAAGCAGCGCCTGATCAAGATCCACGCGGACAAGGCAGAGCCGAACACCAAGGTGGCGACGCCGGTGTTCGATGGTGCCCGTGAGGACGAGATCACCGGCCTGCTCGGCTCGACGATCCCCAACCGCGACGGCGTGCGGATGATCGACGAGACCGGCAAGGCGCACCTGTTCGACGGCCGTTCCGGCGAGCCGTTCCCGCAGCCCGTCTCGGTCGGCTACATGTACATCCTCAAGCTGCACCACCTCGTGGACGACAAGATCCACGCGCGCAGCACCGGCCCCTACTCGATGATCACGCAGCAGCCCCTGGGCGGTAAGGCCCAGTTCGGTGGCCAGCGGTTCGGCGAGATGGAGGTCTGGGCGATGGAGGCCTACGGCGCCGCCTACGCCCTGCAGGAGCTGCTGACGATCAAGTCCGACGACGTGCCCGGTCGCGTCAAGGTCTACGAGGCCATCGTCAAGGGTGAGAACATCCCCGACTCCGGTATCCCGGAGTCGTTCAAGGTGCTCATCAAGGAGATGCAGTCGCTCTGCCTCAACGTGGAGGTGCTGTCGCAGGACGGCACGGCCATCGAGATGCGCGACGCGGAGGAGGACGTCTTCCGTGCCGCCGAGGAGCTCGGCATCGACCTGTCCCGCCGCGAGCCCAGCTCCGTCGAAGAAGTCTGA